GCCTCTTgcaaagcatttctttttctgatttttatctctAGAAGTCCAGACTTCATGAAACTGGCTCATTTTCGGCCACAGAATAGTATTTGGTTTTTACCCTTGCCCTCTTCCTCATAGCTTAAAAAATAATAGgtgcttgggggccagcccagtggtgcagtggttaagttcgcacgttccgcttcagctgcccagggtttgccagcccggatcctgggtgcagacatggcaccacttggcaagccatgttgtggcaggcatcccacatatacagtagaggaagatgggcatggatgttagctcagggccagtcttcctcagcaaaaagaggaggattggcagcagatgttagctcagggctaatcttcctcaaaaaaaaaaaaaaaggtggttgctcttttttttttttaaagattttatttttttcctttttctcccaaagccccctggtacatagttgtatatttttagttgtgggtccttctaattgtggcattcggggcactgcctcagcatggcctgatgagcggtgccgtgtctgcacccaggatccgaactggtgaaaccccggccgccaaagcggagggcacaaacttaaccactctgccagggGACTGGCCCTAGGTGCTTGCtcttaaaagtttattaaagaGGGGCCggactggtggtgtagtggttaagttcatgtgctctgcttcggcagcccggggttcacaggtttggatcctggccggGAACCTACATACTGCTGGTCGAGCCATGCTTcggcagcctcccacatacaaaacagagggagattggcacagatgttagctcagcaacaatcttcctcaagcaaaaagaggaagattggcaacagatgttagttcagggccagtcttcctcaccgaaggaaaaaagaaaaagaaaaaagtttattaaagaGCTTGGACTGGGTGCTAGCCTGGCTTCTAAGATACCATGCTCTCCTGGCTCTCCTACCTCACTACCTCACAGACTGCCTGCTTCTGCTGTCTTCTTTGCTGGCTGTTCTTCATCTTGCTGCCCCAGGTTCCCTCTGCTCATTCCCTGGGTAATCTCATCCAGTCTCAAGGCTTTAAAAACCATAGATAGGTTGACGGCTTCTCAGTATCTCCAGCCTAGGCCTCTGTCCTGAGCTCGTGTCCAAGGAGAATTGAAGGTAACATCCAAAACATCTCACCTACCAACTTGCTCCTCCCACTGTTTTCTCTGTAGATGGCAACTCCTCCACCTTTGCAGTTGCTAAACTCAAAATCCTTGGAGTCATTTTGACTCTTTCTTTACAGCTCATTTCTAATCTATCAAATCTGTTGTCTCAAACTGCAAAATACATCAAGAAGCAGACCCCTTCTCACCACCTTCGCTTTGCACCTCTGTCACCTGGGTCTGGGCCAGTCTTCTCTTGCCAGATGACTGCAATACGGTAGCCTCCTCACTGggctcctgcttctgccctctccccttcttcaTTCTGTGGAGCCTTTTAAAACATGAGCCTAATCTGTTCATGTTCCTGCTCAAAAATGCCTAACGTCTCCTCTAAAGGTTCCTCATCTTGTTCATATTACAAGGTCCTAAGCTAAGAGATCCCCTCTAGCACCACCCCgtgtcttttctcctcctcatgCATTCTGCCCTAGGTACTTTTTCTTACTATTCCAGAACTCAACAGGCAAACTCCTGCCTCGGTTCCCTCTGTAGCCTGCTCTCTCACCTCCTTTAGGTCTTTGCTCATATTCTATCAGTAAGGTATCTTAACAACTCTAAATTTACAGCATCCTCCTAATACCAGCACTCCTTACCAGTTCTTCCTGAAAGAAggaattttttaagtttaatgcTGAATCTCCAGTGCCTAGAGCAGTCTGGTACATTGTTTGcgctcaataaaaatatttgttgaattaataaataatagctagAATGACACTAGGCATTGTCATATGTGCGTTAATGTATTATTTAATGCGCACAACCTGAGGCAGGCACCTTTgcttttcctattttacaaacGGGGAACTGAGAGGTTGCAGCGTGTACAGACCCAGAACTCTGGCTCTCGGGCCTTTCGATCCGGGCTGACCTGTCCCCCCTCTCCCCGCAGGTCCCGAGCGAGGCGCCAGCGCCGCCGGCCGACCCGGCGCGCCCACACGCGTGCCCGGACTGCGGCCGCGCCTTCGCGCGCCGCTCCACGCTGGCCaagcacgcacgcacgcacacggGCGAGCGGCCCTTCGCGTGCACGGAGTGCGGCCGGCGCTTCTCGCAGAAGTCGGCGCTGACCAAACACGGCCGCACGCACACAGGCGAGCGGCCCTACGAGTGTCCGGAGTGCGACAAGCGCTTCTCGGCCGCCTCGAACCTGCGCCAGCACCGGCGGCGCCACACTGGCGAGAAACCGTACGCATGCGCTCACTGCGGCCGCCGCTTCGCGCAGAGCTCCAACTATGCACAGCACCTGCGCGTGCACACGGGCGAGAAGCCGTACGCGTGCCCGGACTGCGGACGCGCCTTCGGCGGCAGTTCCTGCCTGGCGCGCCACCGACGCACGCACACGGGCGAGAGGCCGTACGCATGCGCCGACTGCGGCACGCGCTTCGCGCAGAGCTCTGCGCTGGCCAAGCACCGGCGCGTGCACACGGGCGAAAAACCGCACCGCTGCGCCGTGTGCGGCCGCGGTTTCGGCCACCGCTCCAACCTGGCGGAGCATGCGCGCACGCACACGGGCGAGCGGCCCTACCCGTGCGCCGAATGCGGCCGGCGTTTCCGCCTCAGCTCACACTTCATTCGCCACCGTCGCGCGCACATGCGCCGGCGCCTCTATATCTGTGCGGGCTGCGGCCGGGACTTCAAGCTGCCCCCTGGTGCCACTGCCGCTACAGCCACCGAGCGTTGCCCCGAGTGTGAGGGCAGCTGAGCCACCGTTACTGTCTATGCGGGATGCAAGCGTTCGGCTGAGGAAGGGCACGGTGGGACCCGCCAACTGGGGTTGCATTAACCTGGactgctcctccctgccctgccacccGGGTCTGGGAAAGAGTGGGACGGCAGGCCTGGCTGCCCTGGAACTGGGAGACAGGGAGAATCACCCACCAGGGTCCCTGGAAATCGTGCCCACCTCCCCGTCACTACATCCCCTTGGCCCATGTTAGTGAATAAAATATATCCTCATCCCACCCGTGCCTGTGAATGAGGTgggtggggaaaggaggaaaactgGGGTTTTCCCCAGACTTAGGGGACTTGAGTTGTCACGGAGCCGAGTGGGGCTGTAAGTCCAAAAGGGTTCCTGGAACTGGGTTTGTAGTTTGGTTGTGTTCTCAAATCTGGTATAGCACGTTCTAGATCAAACAGGCACTGCATTCTGCAGCGCTTTGGTGAGCAGCCATGTACCTCATAGAGCTCAAGTCTAGTAAAGAGACAAGAAATAGTGGAAACCTTATAGCACTATGTTAAAGGCTTTAAGGCTTCATTATTATCATTAGCTCATTTTCACCCCCAAAGCACCCCAAAGTTAGATAAATCTTTTATCCCCATTTCTGCAGATGAGTACATAGTAAACAGCAGGGCAGGGACAAGTGAAGAGGCAATTGCTGTCCATTGTTATTGGACCTCTGATGGGGGGAAGTAGTTGGACAGGAAAGGTCTTTAACGCAGTCTTATAGTTGAGAGGCTCTTCTCAGAGGTGATGTTTAAGATAGTCTTGAAGGCTAAGAGATGGGGTTGGATAATTATGGAGAAAGCCCCATGCCAGAAAGCCAACTGCATGCCAGACTTGTTAGAGCTTGCAGATGTCCCCTAGGGTGGAACGTAGGGACAAAAAGCAAGGAGGTTGGCAGCAGCTAGACCACTAGGGACCTTGGAAGCCAGGTGAAAGGGTCCAAGGCAGCAAAGAGGGCTTGAGGGATTAGAGGGGAGGGATGGATCTGACATTAGGGAGCTAAAATTCACAGGAGTTAGAGTGGCCCCGAagatgagggaaaggagagatgggGGCTAACCTTATTTCTTAGCTTGGGTGACTGCAGGCCATGAGGTAGGGGCACAGGATGAGGTGCAGGAGAGGAACTGAAGTGGTAGCAATTGGCACACCCCAAtctggacatttttttttttttttaagattttattatttcctttttctccccaaagccccccagtacatagttgtacattcttcgttgtgggtccttctagttgtggtatgtgggacgctgcctcagcgtggtctgatgagcagtgtcatgtccgcgcccaggactcgaaccaacgaaacactgggccgcctgcagcggagcgcgcgaacttaaccactcggccacggggccagccccccccaaTCTGGACATTTTAAGTGAGGTACATGTGGAGGGGTTAAGGAGGTGATTAGAAATACCAGCTTGGACACCAGGTCTGGAGTGCCTGACACCACGTCCAGAGGAGGGTACTCGAGAAGAGTCTGAAAGAACAGCTGGAGGTAGAAAGCAAGCCTGAAATGTGTTGTCTGGGAAATCTAGAGGAAAGTCTCAGAGGGAGTGGTAGGCTCAGTCAGATGCTACTCTAATGTCCACTGTATTTCTAAGAGTTCTGGGAAAGTGGTGAGAGCATTCAGTGGAGGGGAGGAGATTAAAGCCAGCCTCGAGTGGGTAAGGGTATaaatgagagaatgagaaagcagaGTAGATGGGTAGACAACTGTTTTGAAGAGGCTTGGCCATGAAAAGCATGAAGGGAGTAGCTGGAGAAAGTTTGCTGGTTTTATCTTGTCAATAGGGAAGAGACTCAATTGCGCTTTATATGCTGACTGGGAGGGTTAACGGAAAGAAGAGAAGTTGAttagagaggggagagaagataGGTGATCAAGGAGAGGGAATGAAATCAGAGCTATCACTGGTAAGGAGAGGAAAGGTGGGTTTGGGAACACAAAGCTGAAGCATTTCTGGTCTGAATTCTGTTTTACCTGAGAAGTAAAAGAAGTAACTGGTTAAGAGGGAGTAGGGTCATTAATAAGAGGAATGAGGCCAGTAAAGAGGAATCCCTCGCTTTACTGATGTGGAAATAGGCTCAGAGGggcaataaaaaaatagtttaaaggTCTTTTCCCCTGCATTACCCCACCCTGTGAGTGAGGCAGGCCATGGGTATCTCAGAAAGGGAAGTGATGTGCCCGAGGTCACACAACAGGTAAACCATACACACCCAACTCTATCTTTAGGTGTAGAGGTAGAGTGAGAAATTGGCTTGAGGAGAGCAAGGGAGAGGGCAAGGGGCCcaagctcaagaagagagaagcCCTATTCTCCACATCAGAGACCTGATCCTGATTTGTACTGGGGAACTGAGGCTGGATTCTAGGCCCTGGGCTTGCTTTAACTGTTGACATttcctgctctgggcctctgcaAGTTTTGAGTTGAAAATAACTGCAAACTTATAAAgtccctactatgtgcaaggcactggcTTAAGCACTCTACTTAGAATAACTCACTTAAACCTTACAACCCTATCAGGTAGATACCATTATTGTCATTTTAGATGTTTCatttagatttcattttattttcattccacatctaaaggcacagaaagatgaaataatttgatGAATGTCATCCAGCTCATAAGTATCAAAGATGGCATTTGAACACAGATAGCCTGGCTCCAAAATCTGGGCTTCTAACACTACATACAGCCTCCAGTCTCCCTTAGAGGTCCCAGCAGGGGGAAGCAATTTGCCTGAGATCCCGCGGGGAACTTGAAAGAAAACGGATCTCTCTGCCTTGCAGGTGGGAGGTTCAATAGAGAAACATGGGAGTTGGGCTCAGGTATCCCAGTGCCCCTCTCCAGCACCTGAGACAGACCCTCCCTGGCCACCCCAGGAAGAATCTAGAAGTTGCTAGCCAAAAGttttattaaaggagaaaataccAGGAGGCTGTCTTCTGGAGGTTCTTGGGCGTCAGACCTCAGGAAGTAGGGCCTCCAGGCCCATGATCTGTTAGGAAAGGACTAGAACAAGGTTTCAAGGCCAGGCCACTGTCTGCTCCTCAGATGCCATGCTGAGTTGCAGGTCCGGTGTCCATGTTTCTAGGTTGAGGCCTGGCCCATAGACTCACAGGCAAGGTCTGCAGGCCCCATAGCCTGGTCTTCAGAGGTGGCCCCGTGAGGCAAGTCTGTATACTTGCGGGCAGAGCCGCGGGACAGATGTGCTGGGTAGCGTTGCCGGTTGGTGTCCATCTTGGAGAGCACTGCTTGGGGCAGATCCACACGGCAGCGGGCTGCTAATGCTACCAGGTAGATGAGGACATCACTAAGCTCCTCTTGAAGGGCTGCTCGTTCCTTGGGGGGCCAGgcttgggggccagcctcatCAGGCTTCCACTGACTGGGGGCAGAACACAGGTaggcgcacacacacagatgctAGCTAGGACAATGGGCTCCGCCTCTCTTAGGAGCACCCCAGTCCTTGCAGTAATAAGCTCCCGCCTCTTGGGAACTTCCTCCAAAGACAACTCAACCCATTTGGGCCCTGGGTAGAGTCAGGGTGGGGAAGAGATCCCAATAGATGATTCACTCAGTGTCCCTACCTGAGCAAAGGAGTGGCCAAGAGATCATTTCACTTCTCCAGACCCAATTCTACTTCTCTCTAGCCCTAGCCACTGCCACCCTAGACTAATCCTCAGACCTGGACCACTGTGGAAGCCCACTGACTCATCTACTCTTGCCAAGTACCATCTTTTAAAAGCACACATTACATTTTGTCCCTTCCCTGCTAAAAGTCCCCCAGCTGtgcttggaataaaatccaaactcctgaCCATGCCCTCCAGGTCCTGCATGAGCTAACTCCTCCTCTTCCAATGTCATTATCCACCACTCTCCTTCTCACTCCCCACCTGAAGCCACTCTGGCCTTTTCTGTCTTGCCAACAGGGCAAACAgtcacagggcctttgcacttactgctccctctgccttgaGTGCTCTTCCCCCTGTAGCAGGGGGAACATAGTTGTCCCTGTCTGGAATGCCATAGGCAGATCTTCTATAGAATACCTTCCTTTCCACTCCAGAGGCAGAGGTAAAGGAAGGTTGCCACCACCCCTTCTTAGATGGGGATCTGCTTGCTGTTTTCACATCTTTCTCTCCCAGAAGACTGGGTGCCCAAAAAGGGTAGGGACTGGTGAGTCATCTCTGTATCCCAAGCCATCAGGCACAAGAGCCTAGCAGTGAGGAGGGAAAACGAAGCCATGGATATTTGATCATCAAATAAATGTTCCCCTCCCATCCCCTACAACACAGATTCTTCCAGGACTCTTTTCATTTACTCACAAGAGCTCTGCCAATTCCCCTACTTCCCCCACCAAGGCCAGGAGGAGGTTCCGAGGTTGGTGGAACTGGTCCCAGTCTCGTTCAGCAGCAAACTCCGCATGGAGGCGGCGGCTGGAATAGAAGAATGGGGTGGAAGCCC
This region of Equus quagga isolate Etosha38 chromosome 7, UCLA_HA_Equagga_1.0, whole genome shotgun sequence genomic DNA includes:
- the ZNF771 gene encoding zinc finger protein 771, yielding MPGEQQTEEEEEEEEMQEEMVLLVKGEEDEGEEKYEVVKLKIPMDNKEVPSEAPAPPADPARPHACPDCGRAFARRSTLAKHARTHTGERPFACTECGRRFSQKSALTKHGRTHTGERPYECPECDKRFSAASNLRQHRRRHTGEKPYACAHCGRRFAQSSNYAQHLRVHTGEKPYACPDCGRAFGGSSCLARHRRTHTGERPYACADCGTRFAQSSALAKHRRVHTGEKPHRCAVCGRGFGHRSNLAEHARTHTGERPYPCAECGRRFRLSSHFIRHRRAHMRRRLYICAGCGRDFKLPPGATAATATERCPECEGS
- the DCTPP1 gene encoding dCTP pyrophosphatase 1, producing MACGETRGDTGAEGTAAAGPFSFSPEPTLEDIRRLHAEFAAERDWDQFHQPRNLLLALVGEVGELAELFQWKPDEAGPQAWPPKERAALQEELSDVLIYLVALAARCRVDLPQAVLSKMDTNRQRYPAHLSRGSARKYTDLPHGATSEDQAMGPADLACESMGQAST